The sequence CGGTCATGCTGCGGGCTTCCCGCATATCCGATGAGCTGGCGGCTTCTGCAGAAGCAAGGGGAATTGCTAATCCGGGAATCCATACCTGCCGGAGAGAGGTGATATTTGCCAGGTGTGATGTGATCCTCAGCGCTCTTGGGGTGTTGGCTGCCGTAAGTCTGATGCTGTTAGAAAGAAGGGTGATATGATGATTGAATTTGCAGATGTTTCTTATGGGTACATTGGGGAGGGAAACAACGACCTGGAGCATGTAAGCATGACCATAAAGGACGGTGAATTCGTAGTGATCACCGGAAAAAGCGGATGCGGAAAAACCACTATAACAAGACTGATCAACGGGCTTGCCCTTGGTTTTTATGAAGGCTGGCTGTCCGGTGAAGTGAAGATCCACGGGACGGATATAAGAGACCTTCCTCTCTGGTGTATCGGCCGCAGGGTGGGTTCTGTCTTTCAGGATCCAAGGAGCCAATTTTTTGCCGGCATAACAGAGGATGAGCTGGCCTTTGGCTGTGAAAATTATGGCATGGACAGTGCGGTCATGGAAGAGAGGATCAAGGAGGCGGTTTTTAAGATAAGAGGAGAAAACTTACTTGGCCGTGAAATATATCCAATGTCCAGCGGAGAAAAGCAGAAGATTGCCATTGCCTCCGCCTATGCGGTTTCTCCGAACATCTATGTATTTGATGAACCGTCGGCAAATCTGGATATGGCATCGGTCCTTAAACTTAAGGAACTGATGAAACAGCTAAAGGATATGGGGCACACGGTAGTTGCCGCGGAGCACAGGCTTTATTATCTGACCGGGGTGGCGGACCGCTTCCTGTTCATGGAAGACGGGCAGATCGTTAGGGAATTTTCTCCTCTGGAAGTAAAAAATATGACCCGGGAATTCCGGGAGATATGGGGAGTGCGTACCGGAAATCTTTCTGCCTGCACGGTTCAGAAGCAGCCTGAAGAACCTAGGGAAAAAGCGATTTTACAAATAAAGCACCTGGAGTTCTCCTATGGAAAACACCAGATTTTAAACGATTTATCCCTGGAAGCTTTTCCTGGGGAAATCATTGCCCTCATCGGATACAACGGTGTAGGGAAAAGCACCCTGGGGCAGATTCTCTGTGGACTGTTAAAGGAATCCTCTGGGACTATCCTTTATGAAGGGAAACCGGTTGCAAAGAGAAAACGAAGAAAAAAGGCCTATTATGTGATGCAGAATACGGACTGCCAGCTGTTTGGAGAAAGTGTCAGAGAAGAATTAAGGCTTAACCAGAGACATGGGGATGATCATGAGATCCAAAAGATATTAAGGCGGTATGGGCTGTGGGAATACAGGGAGCGTCATCCGGCAACCCTGTCCGGAGGCCAAAAGCAGCGACTTACGATGGCAGTGGCAGATGTGATCGGCCCGGATATCCTGATCCTGGATGAGCCCACCAGCGGACTGGACGGTAATAATATGCGCCGCATTTCAGACCATTTAAAGCAGCTGTCAAGACTTGAAAAGACGCTGTTTGTTATAACCCATGATTATGAATTCGCGGTTTCCACCTGCAGTCGGGCAGTGGTGCTTTCAAAGGGCTACTGTTCCCTGGATTTTCCGGTGTATGGAAACGAGGACAGGCTGCTTGCCTGCATGGAGGAAAGCGTTTGATCAACCATAAAAAAATCACTCAAAGTAAGAGATTTCCAAAATGTTTTTGCTTTGGGCGAAAGGAATGGACATAAAAATGAAGAAAATATTACCATTTGCAGCCGGATGCAGAGGAAAACTGGCTGCTTCCGTGCTGTTTGCTGTCTTAAGTGTTGCAGGAGGCATAATCCCTTACTTTGCAGCAGCAAAAATAACCTATAAAATGATTGAAAACCAGTATACGGTTCCGGGTCTTGGTCTTCTGGTCCTGACCGCGCTTTTTGGCTACACGGCTAAGGTGGTCTTGGGAGCAGTTTCCACAGAGCTGTCCCACCAGGCGGCTTACCGGATTCTCGTATCCATCCGGACGGCATTGACAGCCAAGCTGTCAAAGGTTCCCCTTGGATATGTGACAGAACGCCCCTCCGGAGGGCTGAAAGCGGTTCTGGTGGATACAGTGGAAAAGCTGGAAGCACCATTTGCCCATCTGATTCCGGAAATGACGGCTAATCTCCTGGTTCCTGCCGCTGTGCTTATCTATCTGTTTTACTTAGACTGGAGGCTTGCTCTTTTATCCCTTGTCACCATCCCTTTGGGACTGCTGTTTTACATCCCTCTAATGAAAAAATACAAAAAGTATTATAAGAAAAATGTAGAAGCAGGAAATGAAATGAGCTCCCAGGCGGTGGAGTATATCAATGGGATAGATGCCATTAAGGCATTCAACCAGTCAGCCTCTTCCTATGAAAGCTATGCAGGGGCGGTAAAGAACAGCTGTCAGGCGATCACGGAGTTTTTTATGGTTACCCTGCCGGAGTATACGGTTTTGATGACCATACTTCCCTCCACTCTTTTGTTTGTATTGCCCTCTGCCTTGTATTTTTACGCTCAGGGCACCCTGGAGCTATCTGCCATGCTGACCTGCATCATCCTTTCTTTTGGCCTGGCAGGTCCACTGGTCCAGGCCATGAAGTACACGGATAACATCGCTTCCATGGGAACCATTATGAACCAGGTGGCGGAGATTTTGAAGGAAGAAGAGATGATAAGGCCGTCTATGGAGCAGGACTTAAAGGATTACCCTATTGTATTTGAAAATGTTACCTTTGGATATCAGGATCAGGAGATCCTTCATGGCATTTCTTTTGAAGCGAAGCCAAAGGAAATGACTGCAATCGTCGGGCCATCGGGTTCGGGAAAATCAACCATTGCAAAACTGATCGCCGGATTCTGGGATGTGAACGGTGGGCGGATCACCCTGGGAGGAGT is a genomic window of Lacrimispora sphenoides containing:
- a CDS encoding ABC transporter ATP-binding protein — encoded protein: MMIEFADVSYGYIGEGNNDLEHVSMTIKDGEFVVITGKSGCGKTTITRLINGLALGFYEGWLSGEVKIHGTDIRDLPLWCIGRRVGSVFQDPRSQFFAGITEDELAFGCENYGMDSAVMEERIKEAVFKIRGENLLGREIYPMSSGEKQKIAIASAYAVSPNIYVFDEPSANLDMASVLKLKELMKQLKDMGHTVVAAEHRLYYLTGVADRFLFMEDGQIVREFSPLEVKNMTREFREIWGVRTGNLSACTVQKQPEEPREKAILQIKHLEFSYGKHQILNDLSLEAFPGEIIALIGYNGVGKSTLGQILCGLLKESSGTILYEGKPVAKRKRRKKAYYVMQNTDCQLFGESVREELRLNQRHGDDHEIQKILRRYGLWEYRERHPATLSGGQKQRLTMAVADVIGPDILILDEPTSGLDGNNMRRISDHLKQLSRLEKTLFVITHDYEFAVSTCSRAVVLSKGYCSLDFPVYGNEDRLLACMEESV
- a CDS encoding ABC transporter ATP-binding protein, with translation MKKILPFAAGCRGKLAASVLFAVLSVAGGIIPYFAAAKITYKMIENQYTVPGLGLLVLTALFGYTAKVVLGAVSTELSHQAAYRILVSIRTALTAKLSKVPLGYVTERPSGGLKAVLVDTVEKLEAPFAHLIPEMTANLLVPAAVLIYLFYLDWRLALLSLVTIPLGLLFYIPLMKKYKKYYKKNVEAGNEMSSQAVEYINGIDAIKAFNQSASSYESYAGAVKNSCQAITEFFMVTLPEYTVLMTILPSTLLFVLPSALYFYAQGTLELSAMLTCIILSFGLAGPLVQAMKYTDNIASMGTIMNQVAEILKEEEMIRPSMEQDLKDYPIVFENVTFGYQDQEILHGISFEAKPKEMTAIVGPSGSGKSTIAKLIAGFWDVNGGRITLGGVDVRRLPLQQVSSIISYVSQDNFLFHLSIRDNIRIGKPGASDGEIVEAAKKASCHEFIQSLEQGYDTLVGEGGGQLSGGERQRISIARAILKNSPVILLDEATAYTDSENEAVIQQSVSRLVRGKTLIVIAHRLSTISSADRIIVVNDGRIDSQGTHEELLAGSTMYHSMWSAHIGSRDIDPEERR